The proteins below come from a single Agrobacterium vitis genomic window:
- a CDS encoding ornithine cyclodeaminase family protein → MLVLNEDETAHALGWANLIGALKDMFACDCRMPVRHHHTVEVPGRADATLLLMPAWLPGRYCGVKLVSVFPDNHLSGLPAVQGGYLLTSGETGAMLALIDGGVLTARRTAAASALAASYLAREDASHMVMVGTGRLSLHLIEAHASIRPLTQISIWGRNSAKAEETAAAARELGFSAQAVTGLEEVAQQADIISCATLTTDPLIEGDWLKPGAHVDLVGGFRPVMREADDTAIRRARVYVDTRAGAMAEAGDIVQPLRNGSLTAEQIQGELAELVRGTVDGRKNAEEITLFKSVGAALEDLAGAILAYETVKARQGRL, encoded by the coding sequence ATGCTTGTGTTGAATGAGGATGAGACGGCGCATGCGCTGGGTTGGGCTAATCTGATCGGTGCCTTGAAGGATATGTTCGCTTGCGACTGCCGGATGCCGGTCCGGCATCATCATACAGTGGAAGTGCCCGGACGTGCCGATGCCACCCTGCTCTTGATGCCCGCCTGGCTGCCCGGCAGATATTGTGGGGTCAAGCTGGTTTCCGTTTTTCCGGACAATCATCTCTCTGGTCTTCCCGCTGTGCAGGGAGGCTATTTGCTGACCTCGGGCGAAACAGGAGCGATGCTGGCTCTTATTGATGGCGGGGTTCTGACAGCACGGCGCACTGCGGCGGCGTCTGCCCTGGCGGCAAGCTATCTGGCGCGGGAGGATGCATCGCATATGGTGATGGTGGGAACGGGACGTCTTTCACTCCATCTTATAGAAGCCCATGCGTCCATCCGACCGCTCACCCAGATTTCTATCTGGGGCCGCAATTCAGCCAAGGCAGAAGAAACGGCAGCCGCAGCCCGTGAGCTCGGTTTTTCTGCTCAGGCTGTGACAGGGCTTGAAGAGGTTGCGCAGCAGGCGGATATTATTTCCTGCGCCACCCTGACAACCGATCCGTTGATTGAAGGAGACTGGCTTAAACCTGGCGCCCATGTCGATCTCGTTGGTGGTTTCCGGCCTGTCATGCGCGAGGCGGATGATACGGCTATTCGAAGGGCGCGCGTCTATGTCGATACCCGCGCAGGCGCGATGGCTGAGGCTGGCGATATCGTACAGCCGCTCCGCAATGGCAGTCTGACCGCAGAGCAGATTCAAGGTGAACTCGCGGAGCTTGTCAGAGGCACTGTCGATGGGCGTAAGAACGCAGAGGAAATTACACTGTTCAAATCCGTTGGCGCTGCGCTAGAAGATCTCGCAGGCGCCATTCTGGCGTATGAAACCGTAAAGGCCCGGCAGGGTCGGCTGTGA